The Chloroflexota bacterium sequence CGGCAGGGCCACCTCCATCACCTTCGAGAACGTCCCCGCCTTCGCGATCGAGATCAACGCGCCGGTCGAGGTGCCCGAGATCGGCCGGGTCAAGGTCGATGTGGCGTGGGGCGGGATGTTCTACGCTATCGTCGAAGCTTCGGCGCTGGGCCTGCGGCTGACGCCCGACGAGGGGCGCGACATCGTGCGGCTGGGCGAGATGGTCAAGGCCGCCGCGCGCGAGCAGATCCCGGTCGCGCATCCCGACTACCCCGAGATCCGCGGCATCAGCATCGTCGAGCTGACTGGCCCGCCAACACTCGCCGGGGCCGACGGCAAGAACACTGTGGTCGTCTCGTCCGGCACGCTGGACTGGGATCGCCCCGAGTCATTCACCGGCGTCCTGGACCGCTCCCCGTGCGGCACCGGCACGTGCGCCCGCATGGCCGTGCTGCACGCGCGCGGCAAGCTCGGCATCGGCGAGGATTTCGTGCACGAGGGGATCCTGGGCACGGCCTGGACCGGCCGGCTGCTGCGCGAGACGACCGTCGGGCCGTACCGTGCCGTCGTGCCGCAGCTGACCGGCAGCGCCTGGATCACGGGCCGAGCCGAGTACGTACTCGATCCAGACGATCCGTTCCCCGAGGGATTCACCGTCGGCGATCTGTGGGGCCTCGCCGACTAGCGAACTTCCCCCCGGTGGCGCGGTGTCCTATGATGAAGGACCCGCGGTATCGCGCGGCCAGGTTGACCCGCCCGATGGGCGAGCGCAGACCCCTCATGAGGACCATTGCGAGATGGCGACGGTCACCTTCGATCACGTGTTCAAACGCTTCCCCGGTGAGGTCATCGCGGTCAACGACCTGAACCTGCAGGTCGCCGATGGCGAGTTCCTGGTCCTGGTGGGCCCCTCCGGTTGCGGCAAGACGACGGCCCTGCGCTGTGTCGCCGGGCTGGAGTCGATCAGCGACGGGCGCCTGTTGATCGGTGACCGGGTGGTCAATGACGTGGCTCCCAAGGACCGCGACATCGCCATGGTCTTCCAGAGCTACGCCCTCTACCCGCACATGTCGGTCTATGACAACCTTGCCTTCGGCCTGAAGCTGCGCAAGATGCCAAAGGCCGAGATCGAGACCCGGGTCCGAGATGCGGCCGGGATCCTGGGCCTTGAGAAATTCCTAGACCGCAAGCCGAAGGCGCTGTCCGGTGGCCAGCGGCAGCGAGTGGCGCTGGGCCGAGCCATTGTCCGCGAGCCGCAGGTCTTCCTGATGGACGAGCCGCTCTCGAACCTCGACGCCAAGCTGCGGGTCCAGACCCGCGCCGAGATCGCGAGGATCCACCGACGCCTTGGCACCACCATCGTGTACGTCACCCACGACCAGGTCGAGGCGATGACCATGGGCGACCGGATCGCGGTGATGAAGGACGGGCTCCTCCAGCAGGTCGGCACCCCGCAGGAGCTCTACGCGCATCCCGCCAACCTGTTCGTGGCCGGCTTCATCGGTTCGCCGGCGATGAACTTCGTCACCGTCACCGCTTCGGGCGAGCAGCTGATGATGGGGCAGGCGAAGCTGACGCTGTCGGGCGAGCCCGCCAGGGCCGCCGCTGCGCGTCCTGCTGGGTCGAGCCTGACCATCGGCTTTCGGCCTGAGCACCTGGAGTTGGTGAATGGGAGTGGCGAGCAGGCGGTGCGCTTCCCGGCCATGGTGGACGTGGTGGAGTACATGGGCAACGAAGAGTTGATACACGCGCGGGCGGAGGGGAACGACATCGTGGCGCTCCTGCCGTCCGATCGGAAGGTCAAGGCCGGGGAGCAGGTCGAGTTGGCGGTGCCGCTCGACCGGCTGTACGTCTTCGACCCGGAGTCCGAAAAGGCGCTGGTCAGTTGACTGATTCTGGAGCAGCGGACCGACGAACCACGAGCATTCGCCACTCACAGGTGGCTTCGTAATGGAGGAACTCATGGCGAGACGATTCCGTTGGTTCATGCCGCTCGTGGTCGTCACCCTCGTGGTGGCGGCGTGCGGCACTTCGACCACCACTGATGACAAGACCGTAACGGTCATCGGCACTTGGACCGATGCGGAGCAGGACGCCTTCCTCGCCATGGTCAAGCCATGGGAGACCGATACCGGGAATACGGTGAAGTACCAGGGCACGCGATCGATCAATGACATCCTGGCCGCCGGCGTCCCGACTGGCGTGCTGCCCGATCTGGCAGGGCTGCCAGGCCCCGGACAGATGGCCGAATACGCCGCCGCTGGCGCGCTCCAGCCGCTCGACGACGTCCTCGACGTGGCGACGTACACCGACGAGACATCGCCGGCCCTGGTGGAGCTGGGCAAGTCGGAGGGCAAGACCTACGGGGTCTTCATCAAGGCCGCCCTGAAGGGGCTGATCTACTACAACACCGCCGCGCACGATTACGCGGCGAGCCCGCCCGCGACCTGGGACGAGCTGATCTCGCAGGGCGCGACGAACCAGGGTGACGCGGAGGCCCTGTGGTGTGTCGGCATCTCGTCCGGCGACGCATCTGGATGGCCTGCCACCGACTGGATCGAGAACATCCTGCTCCGGCAGTCCGGTCCGGAGGTCTACAACGACTGGTGGGCGGGCAACGTCGAGTGGACCGACCCGAAGATCAAGGCCGCCTTCGACCTCTACGTGGACGTCATCGACAACTCGTATGGTGGCGGCACCAACACGGTCGCAACCAAGTTCGAGCTGGCCGGTGACCCGCTCTTCTCGAGTCCGCCTGGATGCGAGTTCTTCCAGCAGGCGAACTTCATGAGCGGCCTCGGCAAGTTCGCCGATCTCGCGGCGGGGACCGACTTCAATGCGTTCCCGTTCCCCGCAATCAACCCTGATTACGCGAAAGCGGTGGAGGGTGCCGGCGACCTGTTCGGCATGTTCCATGCCACCGACGCGGCCAAGTCGCTGATGAAGTACCTCGTCACTGCCGAGGCCCAGGACATCTGGGTCGCGGCCGGTGGCGCGCTGTCAGCCAACAAGAATGCGACCTCGTATCCCGACGACTTCAGCAAGAATGCCGGGGCGGCGGTCGCGAACGCGGAGCAGTTCGTGTTCGATGCGTCGGACCTGATGCCGAGCGCCATGAACGCGGCCTTCTGGTCGCACATGGTCAGCCTGACCAATGGTGATGAGACGGTGGACGAGGCCCTTGAGGCCCTGCAGGAGGTCGCCATCGACGCCTACGCCGCTGAGTAGCGGCATCTGACCCTCATCAGAGCCGAGGCGCGGCACACGCCGCGCCTCGGCTCACAACGGACCTCCTGATCACCCGAGGAGGAGCATGACCGACAAGCTGATCACCGCGGTCATCGTGGTCATCGGTGTGCCTGCCGTCCTGGTCGGTTACATCTGGGCCACGGAGCAGGTGCTTCGCGTCCTGCCCGAGAGTCGGCGGCCGGCTGTTCGGCCCTGGCTGTGGCTGGCTCCCGCTCTCGCTTTCCTCGCCCTCTTCCTGGTCTGGCCGATGCTCGGGACTGCCATTCACAGTTTCCAGAACCATCCCGGCACAGAGTTCGTCGGGCTCGACAACTATGTCTGGTTCTTCGGCAGCAGCGACGCACTGTCGGCGCTGAAGAACAACGTGCTGTGGCTGATCTTCCTGACCCTGTTCGTGGTGGGCTTTGGCCTGCTCGTGGCGGTGCTCGTCGACAAGGTGCGCTACGAGTCGGTCGCCAAGAGCGTGATCTTCGTGCCGCTTGCCATCAGCATGGTCGCCGCAGGCGTGATCTGGCTGTACATGTACCAGTACAAGCCACCGGGGGCCATCCAGACCGGGACCCTGAATGCGGCGATCGGCATCGGGGGGTTGGGGCCGGTGCCCTGGTTGCAGGTCGAGGACTTCAGCGTCAATACCTTCATGCTGATCATCGTCATGGCCTGGATGTGGACCGGCTTCGCGATGGTCATCATCTCGGCTGCTCTCAAGGGCATCAATCCCGAGCTGATGGAAGCGGCGCGCATGGACGGTGCGACGGAGATGCAGGTCTTTCGCGGCATCGTCTTCCCCCTGCTCGTGCCCACCCTGGTCGTCGTATCGACC is a genomic window containing:
- a CDS encoding proline racemase family protein, with the protein product MRLDPTITAVDAHAGGEPGRVIIGGVHDVPGATMLEKRNHLAEHGDQLRRLMLREPRGYPALCANVILPPTDPKADAGFVIMEQAEYPAMSGSNTICTATVLIAEKLVPVAEPITQLTLEAPAGLIRIRAEVRDGRATSITFENVPAFAIEINAPVEVPEIGRVKVDVAWGGMFYAIVEASALGLRLTPDEGRDIVRLGEMVKAAAREQIPVAHPDYPEIRGISIVELTGPPTLAGADGKNTVVVSSGTLDWDRPESFTGVLDRSPCGTGTCARMAVLHARGKLGIGEDFVHEGILGTAWTGRLLRETTVGPYRAVVPQLTGSAWITGRAEYVLDPDDPFPEGFTVGDLWGLAD
- the ugpC gene encoding sn-glycerol-3-phosphate ABC transporter ATP-binding protein UgpC, with the translated sequence MATVTFDHVFKRFPGEVIAVNDLNLQVADGEFLVLVGPSGCGKTTALRCVAGLESISDGRLLIGDRVVNDVAPKDRDIAMVFQSYALYPHMSVYDNLAFGLKLRKMPKAEIETRVRDAAGILGLEKFLDRKPKALSGGQRQRVALGRAIVREPQVFLMDEPLSNLDAKLRVQTRAEIARIHRRLGTTIVYVTHDQVEAMTMGDRIAVMKDGLLQQVGTPQELYAHPANLFVAGFIGSPAMNFVTVTASGEQLMMGQAKLTLSGEPARAAAARPAGSSLTIGFRPEHLELVNGSGEQAVRFPAMVDVVEYMGNEELIHARAEGNDIVALLPSDRKVKAGEQVELAVPLDRLYVFDPESEKALVS
- a CDS encoding sugar ABC transporter permease, with product MTDKLITAVIVVIGVPAVLVGYIWATEQVLRVLPESRRPAVRPWLWLAPALAFLALFLVWPMLGTAIHSFQNHPGTEFVGLDNYVWFFGSSDALSALKNNVLWLIFLTLFVVGFGLLVAVLVDKVRYESVAKSVIFVPLAISMVAAGVIWLYMYQYKPPGAIQTGTLNAAIGIGGLGPVPWLQVEDFSVNTFMLIIVMAWMWTGFAMVIISAALKGINPELMEAARMDGATEMQVFRGIVFPLLVPTLVVVSTTMIITALKAFDIVYSMTSGQLNTNVIANQMYSEMFKFGQYGRASAIAVVLLLAIIPIMFFNIGRFRAQEAVR